From the genome of Mycobacterium dioxanotrophicus, one region includes:
- a CDS encoding TrpB-like pyridoxal phosphate-dependent enzyme, which produces MTLHADAAHPDLVTVGVPTHWYNLAAELDQPIPPHLHPATKEPVGPDDLAALFPSGLIAQEVSTEAYIAIPDVVREIYSMWRPSPLIRARRFEEALNTGAHIYVKYEGVSPVGSHKTNSAVAQAYYNSIDGVRKLTTETGAGQWGSALAFAGAQFGLEIEVWQVRASYDSKPYRGHLIRTYGGTVHPSPSELTESGRAILAQNPNTTGSLGMAVSEAVEVAAAAPDTRYALGSVLNHVVLHQSVIGQEAVAQLAAVEPNGADVVFGCAGGGSNLAGLAFPFLREKIHGRSNPRVVAAEPVACPSITQGEYRYDHGDVAGLTPLLKMHTLGMDFVPDPIHAGGLRYHGMAPALSHTVELGLVEGIAISQHDAFSAGVRFARSQGIVPAPESTHAIAAAAAHVADDPTEQVVVIGLSGHGQLDLPAYAEFLDKKF; this is translated from the coding sequence ATGACGCTGCACGCCGACGCCGCCCATCCGGATCTGGTCACCGTCGGGGTGCCGACCCACTGGTACAACCTGGCCGCCGAACTCGATCAGCCGATCCCGCCGCACCTGCATCCCGCGACCAAGGAGCCGGTCGGCCCGGACGATCTCGCGGCGCTCTTCCCGAGCGGATTGATCGCCCAGGAGGTGTCCACCGAGGCGTACATCGCGATCCCCGACGTCGTCCGCGAGATCTACTCGATGTGGCGACCGTCGCCGTTGATCCGGGCCCGGCGGTTCGAAGAAGCGCTGAACACCGGCGCCCACATCTACGTCAAGTACGAGGGCGTCAGCCCCGTCGGTAGCCACAAGACCAATTCAGCTGTGGCACAAGCGTATTACAACAGCATCGATGGAGTCAGGAAGCTGACCACCGAGACCGGCGCGGGCCAGTGGGGCAGTGCTCTCGCCTTTGCCGGTGCGCAGTTCGGCCTCGAGATCGAGGTATGGCAGGTCCGGGCGTCCTACGACTCGAAGCCGTACCGCGGTCACCTGATCCGGACGTACGGAGGCACCGTGCATCCGAGCCCGTCAGAGCTCACCGAGTCGGGACGCGCCATCCTCGCCCAGAACCCGAACACCACAGGCAGCCTCGGCATGGCCGTGAGCGAGGCGGTCGAGGTCGCGGCCGCTGCCCCTGACACCCGGTACGCGCTCGGCAGTGTGTTGAACCACGTCGTGCTCCATCAGAGCGTCATCGGCCAGGAGGCCGTCGCGCAGCTCGCCGCCGTTGAGCCGAACGGCGCCGACGTCGTCTTCGGCTGTGCGGGTGGCGGTTCCAACCTCGCCGGGCTGGCGTTCCCGTTCCTGCGCGAGAAGATCCATGGGCGGTCCAACCCGCGCGTGGTGGCCGCCGAACCGGTCGCGTGCCCGTCGATCACGCAGGGGGAGTACCGCTACGACCACGGCGATGTGGCCGGCCTTACGCCCCTTTTGAAGATGCACACGCTCGGTATGGATTTCGTGCCCGACCCCATTCACGCGGGTGGCCTTCGCTACCACGGGATGGCGCCCGCGCTGAGCCACACTGTCGAGCTCGGGCTGGTCGAGGGCATCGCCATCTCACAGCATGATGCGTTCTCGGCCGGTGTCCGGTTCGCGCGGTCCCAGGGCATTGTGCCCGCGCCCGAGTCGACTCACGCGATCGCCGCCGCCGCGGCGCACGTGGCCGATGACCCCACCGAACAGGTGGTGGTGATCGGGTTGTCGGGCCACGGCCAACTCGACCTGCCGGCCTACGCGGAGTTCCTCGACAAGAAGTTCTGA
- a CDS encoding DUF2278 family protein, whose protein sequence is MALPAYGVLIGTLDHFAREDPNHFGSWYHGKIYLNARLGLYECAVDVSTPSGVPVQYREVRNLDKRLFAFGSEADDWYPLARSEESGALDYLRSPLLRGRAGCVGFVASPLIDLVNTILRSPRFGWVESTADNALNLLEKRLSDSRRLYVFGRPYTTGLGVHDIHMNQGDPPGQFQGQDGIWQDGGTIVESNDGTLNAFLTKFKTQSLQTDDNGLPV, encoded by the coding sequence ATGGCGTTGCCGGCATACGGGGTTCTCATCGGTACCCTCGACCATTTCGCCCGCGAGGACCCCAATCATTTCGGGTCGTGGTACCACGGCAAGATCTATCTGAATGCGCGGCTCGGCCTGTACGAATGCGCCGTGGACGTGTCGACGCCAAGTGGGGTGCCGGTCCAGTACCGGGAGGTACGCAACCTCGACAAGCGGCTGTTCGCCTTCGGTTCCGAGGCCGACGACTGGTATCCGCTGGCCCGTTCGGAAGAGTCGGGTGCCCTCGACTATCTGCGCTCACCACTGCTGCGAGGACGTGCGGGATGCGTCGGGTTCGTCGCGAGTCCGCTCATCGATCTGGTCAACACCATCCTTCGGTCGCCGCGCTTCGGATGGGTTGAGAGCACTGCCGACAACGCGCTGAATCTGTTGGAGAAGCGGCTGTCTGACTCCAGACGGCTGTACGTCTTCGGCCGCCCGTACACGACCGGTCTCGGTGTGCACGACATCCACATGAACCAGGGCGACCCGCCGGGTCAGTTTCAGGGCCAAGACGGCATCTGGCAGGACGGCGGAACCATCGTCGAGTCGAACGACGGGACGCTCAACGCGTTTCTGACGAAGTTCAAGACCCAGTCGTTGCAGACCGACGACAACGGCCTGCCGGTGTGA
- a CDS encoding nucleobase:cation symporter-2 family protein gives MTMKLHRNRTVDDGAEEVQRPEDERLGVGRSFAYGAQHVLTMYGGIIAPPLIVGGAAGVPPAQLGVLVASCLFIGGLATILQSVGIPWFGSQLPLVQGTSFASVATLVAIVTQGGGLPAAFGSVMASAAIGLAITPFFARIIRFFPPVVTGTVITTIGLSLMPVAANWAMGNNAKLPTFGSIENIMLAGFTLLVVIILSRSNVPAISRLSILFAIIIGTAVATVLGKADFSKVADGPIVAFPEPFFFGAPVFTVAGVLSMTIVVLVILTETTADILAVGEIVKTRVDRRRIGNGLRADMGASLVSPIFNGFVQSAFAQNVGLVAITGVKSRFVVTAGGAILVILGLLPVLGRGVAAVPYPVLGGAGLVLFGTVAASGIRTLARVNYQGNMNLVIVATSVGMGMIPIAAPNFWEHFPAWFQTIFHSGISSAAIAAVLLNLFFNHIRFARQKPGSSVFAAADRFIAFDEVQAYSKLREGDHIEGGRIVDADGKPLRVKQSDGQLVDVPICAGSGDH, from the coding sequence ATGACCATGAAACTGCACCGCAATCGGACGGTCGACGACGGCGCCGAAGAAGTCCAGCGCCCCGAGGACGAGCGCCTCGGGGTCGGGCGATCATTCGCCTACGGCGCCCAGCACGTGCTCACGATGTACGGCGGCATCATCGCCCCGCCGTTGATCGTCGGCGGGGCAGCCGGTGTGCCGCCCGCGCAGCTCGGCGTACTGGTGGCCAGCTGCCTGTTCATCGGCGGCTTGGCCACCATTCTCCAGTCGGTCGGCATTCCATGGTTCGGATCCCAGCTTCCGCTCGTACAGGGCACCTCGTTCGCCAGCGTCGCCACCTTGGTGGCGATCGTGACGCAGGGCGGGGGACTGCCCGCGGCCTTCGGTTCGGTGATGGCCTCGGCCGCAATCGGTTTGGCGATCACACCGTTCTTCGCCCGCATCATCAGATTCTTCCCTCCGGTCGTCACGGGCACGGTCATCACCACCATCGGGCTGAGCCTGATGCCGGTGGCGGCCAACTGGGCGATGGGCAACAACGCCAAGCTGCCGACCTTCGGTTCGATCGAGAACATCATGCTCGCCGGCTTCACGCTGCTGGTGGTGATCATCCTCAGTCGGTCCAATGTGCCTGCCATTTCCCGGCTTTCGATTCTGTTCGCGATCATCATCGGCACCGCGGTGGCCACCGTCCTCGGCAAGGCCGACTTCTCCAAGGTGGCGGACGGTCCCATCGTGGCGTTCCCCGAGCCGTTCTTCTTCGGCGCACCGGTGTTCACCGTCGCCGGCGTCCTGTCGATGACCATCGTGGTGCTCGTCATCCTCACCGAGACCACGGCCGACATCCTGGCCGTCGGGGAGATCGTGAAGACGCGCGTCGACCGCCGCCGGATCGGCAACGGCCTGCGGGCCGACATGGGCGCCTCGCTGGTATCGCCGATCTTCAACGGATTCGTCCAGAGCGCCTTCGCCCAGAACGTCGGCCTGGTCGCCATCACCGGGGTCAAGAGCCGCTTCGTGGTCACCGCGGGCGGGGCCATCCTGGTGATCCTCGGGCTGCTGCCGGTGCTCGGCCGCGGCGTCGCCGCCGTGCCGTACCCGGTGCTCGGTGGAGCCGGTCTCGTGCTGTTCGGCACCGTGGCGGCATCCGGTATCCGGACGCTGGCCAGGGTGAACTACCAGGGCAACATGAATCTGGTCATCGTCGCGACGTCGGTGGGCATGGGCATGATTCCGATTGCGGCGCCGAACTTCTGGGAGCACTTCCCGGCCTGGTTCCAGACCATCTTCCACTCGGGGATCAGCTCGGCGGCCATCGCCGCGGTGCTGCTCAACCTGTTCTTCAACCACATCCGGTTCGCCCGCCAGAAGCCGGGGTCCTCGGTGTTCGCCGCGGCGGACCGCTTCATCGCCTTCGACGAGGTCCAGGCTTACAGCAAGCTCCGCGAGGGCGACCACATCGAAGGCGGCCGGATCGTCGACGCGGACGGTAAACCGCTGCGGGTCAAGCAGAGCGACGGACAACTGGTCGATGTCCCGATCTGCGCGGGCTCCGGCGATCATTGA
- the pucL gene encoding factor-independent urate hydroxylase: MSDVVLTANQYGKAENRVVRITRDTARHEIEDLNVTSQLRGDFEAAHTEGDNSHVVPTDTQKNTIFAFAKDGIGSPEALLLRLADHFTGEFDWVTGGRWAAEQYRWSRINDHDHSFYRSGPDTRTAVLVRDGDTDTIITGFYGLTVLKSTESGFVGYPKDKYTTLAETTDRILATDIATRWRYNTTVLDFNAVYEDVRAIMLDTFTQGYSKALQHTLYQMGEAVIGAHPEIDEIKFSCPNKHHFVADLSFCGLDNPNEVFFAADRPYGLIEATVARAGAPSADAAWVGIAGFC; encoded by the coding sequence ATGAGCGACGTTGTGCTCACCGCCAACCAGTACGGAAAAGCCGAGAACCGGGTCGTGCGCATCACGCGCGATACCGCGCGGCACGAGATCGAGGATCTCAACGTCACTTCCCAGCTGCGTGGAGACTTCGAGGCGGCGCACACCGAGGGCGACAACTCGCACGTGGTGCCCACCGATACGCAGAAGAACACGATCTTCGCGTTCGCCAAGGACGGGATCGGTTCGCCGGAGGCCTTGCTGCTGCGGCTCGCTGACCACTTCACCGGCGAATTCGACTGGGTCACCGGCGGGCGCTGGGCGGCAGAGCAGTACCGATGGAGCCGGATCAACGACCACGACCACTCGTTCTACCGCAGCGGGCCCGACACGCGGACCGCGGTGCTGGTCCGCGATGGCGACACCGACACCATAATCACCGGCTTCTACGGCCTGACGGTGCTGAAATCCACGGAATCGGGCTTCGTCGGGTATCCCAAGGACAAGTACACGACGCTGGCCGAGACCACCGATCGCATCCTTGCCACCGACATCGCCACCCGCTGGCGGTACAACACCACCGTTCTCGACTTCAACGCGGTCTACGAGGACGTCCGCGCGATCATGCTGGACACCTTCACGCAGGGATACTCAAAAGCACTGCAGCACACTCTGTATCAGATGGGTGAGGCAGTGATCGGCGCGCATCCCGAGATCGACGAGATCAAATTCTCCTGCCCCAACAAGCACCATTTCGTCGCCGACCTGTCCTTCTGCGGCCTGGACAACCCGAACGAGGTGTTCTTCGCCGCCGACCGTCCCTACGGCCTCATCGAAGCCACCGTTGCCCGCGCCGGGGCTCCGTCCGCCGACGCCGCCTGGGTGGGGATCGCCGGATTCTGCTGA
- the uraH gene encoding hydroxyisourate hydrolase, which translates to MSYITTHVLDATAGRPAAGVAVTLRAVPTDEQIASGVTDDDGRIADLGPDRLEPGHYRIDFGTGDYFEGRGQDTFYPQVSISFSVSADQAHYHVPLLLSPFAYSTYRGS; encoded by the coding sequence ATGAGCTACATCACGACCCACGTGCTCGACGCCACCGCGGGGCGCCCCGCCGCCGGCGTCGCCGTCACGCTGCGTGCCGTCCCCACCGACGAGCAGATCGCCTCCGGGGTGACCGATGACGACGGGCGGATCGCCGACCTCGGCCCTGACCGCCTCGAGCCCGGCCACTACCGGATCGACTTCGGCACCGGCGACTACTTCGAAGGCCGCGGCCAGGACACGTTCTACCCGCAGGTCTCGATCTCGTTCAGTGTCAGCGCCGATCAGGCGCACTACCACGTGCCGCTGCTGCTCAGTCCCTTTGCCTACTCGACCTATCGCGGCAGCTGA
- the uraD gene encoding 2-oxo-4-hydroxy-4-carboxy-5-ureidoimidazoline decarboxylase produces the protein MTMSLTDFNAASSADAAAAVRPCLDVDRWVNAIVDKRPYPDLDAVVAVARSAADPFTEDELITALSHHPRIGERASGATAEAGFSRAEQSGVSADADVQRRLLEGNRAYEKRFGHVFLIRAAGRSSEEILAALEERLTNDAATEKSIMADQLRQIAVLRLQGVLA, from the coding sequence ATGACGATGTCACTGACCGACTTCAACGCCGCGAGCTCAGCGGACGCCGCGGCTGCCGTGCGGCCCTGCCTCGACGTCGACCGCTGGGTGAACGCCATCGTCGACAAACGGCCGTACCCGGACCTCGACGCGGTGGTGGCCGTCGCCCGGTCGGCCGCCGACCCGTTCACCGAGGACGAGCTGATCACCGCGCTGAGCCACCATCCGCGGATCGGGGAACGCGCATCAGGTGCCACCGCCGAGGCCGGCTTTTCACGTGCCGAACAATCCGGGGTGTCCGCTGACGCTGACGTACAGCGACGTCTGCTCGAGGGGAATCGCGCCTACGAGAAGCGGTTCGGCCACGTGTTCTTGATCCGCGCGGCCGGCCGTAGCAGCGAGGAGATCCTCGCGGCGCTCGAAGAACGCCTCACCAACGACGCCGCGACCGAGAAGTCCATCATGGCCGATCAGCTTCGTCAGATCGCGGTGCTTCGCCTGCAAGGAGTGTTGGCATGA
- the allB gene encoding allantoinase AllB, producing the protein MSDKLDLVFRAPRVITAAGEVARCVGVRDGRIVTIEPINADLDADQMVELGDDEVLIPGLVDTHVHVNEPGRTEWEGFASATRAAAAGGITTIVDMPLNSIPPTVNVEALHVKRRVAADQAYVDVGFWAGAIPGNVPDLRALHDAGVFGFKCFLLHSGVDEFPPLDPDGLELALKEIASFGAMMIVHAEDAHAIDRAASPGGDNYADFLSSRPRGAENLAIAEVIELSRWTGCRVHILHLSSSDALPMIASARRDGVKLTAETCPHYLSFVSEEIPAGATQFKCCPPIREAGNRELLWQGLVDGVIDCIVTDHSPCTADLKRFDIGDFGVAWGGIASLQVSLSAVWSEAKRRGYSLGDVVRWMAENPARQVGLNTKGHIALGYAADFAVFAPDDAFVVDAKALQHKNPVSAYDQRALAGVVRSTWLAGKRIDIDEEPRGRLLSRGMA; encoded by the coding sequence ATGTCCGACAAACTGGACCTGGTTTTCCGTGCGCCGCGCGTGATCACCGCAGCCGGCGAGGTGGCGCGATGTGTCGGGGTGCGCGACGGCCGCATCGTCACCATCGAGCCCATAAATGCCGACCTCGACGCCGACCAAATGGTCGAGCTCGGTGACGACGAGGTGCTCATCCCGGGTCTGGTCGACACCCACGTACACGTCAACGAGCCTGGCCGCACCGAGTGGGAAGGGTTCGCCAGCGCGACACGGGCGGCCGCGGCAGGTGGCATCACCACGATCGTGGACATGCCGCTCAACAGCATCCCACCGACGGTCAATGTCGAAGCGTTGCACGTGAAGCGACGCGTTGCGGCGGACCAGGCGTACGTCGACGTCGGATTCTGGGCCGGGGCCATCCCCGGCAACGTGCCGGATCTGCGGGCGCTGCACGACGCGGGAGTGTTCGGCTTCAAGTGTTTTCTGCTGCATTCCGGCGTCGATGAGTTCCCGCCGTTGGATCCCGACGGACTTGAGTTGGCGCTCAAGGAAATCGCCTCGTTCGGCGCCATGATGATCGTGCACGCCGAGGACGCCCACGCCATCGACCGCGCCGCCTCACCCGGAGGTGACAACTACGCCGACTTCCTGTCGTCGCGGCCCCGCGGTGCGGAGAATCTCGCGATCGCCGAAGTCATCGAGTTGTCGCGCTGGACCGGCTGCCGCGTCCACATCCTGCATCTGTCCAGTTCGGATGCCCTGCCGATGATCGCCTCGGCGCGCCGCGACGGCGTCAAGCTCACCGCGGAAACCTGCCCGCACTACCTGTCGTTCGTGTCGGAAGAAATTCCCGCGGGAGCCACCCAGTTCAAGTGCTGCCCGCCCATCCGCGAAGCCGGTAACCGGGAACTGTTGTGGCAGGGGCTTGTCGACGGTGTCATCGATTGCATCGTGACCGACCATTCCCCGTGCACCGCGGACCTCAAGCGGTTCGACATCGGTGACTTCGGCGTCGCCTGGGGCGGTATCGCCTCGTTGCAGGTATCGCTGTCGGCGGTGTGGTCGGAGGCCAAGCGCCGGGGTTACAGCCTGGGCGATGTGGTCCGCTGGATGGCCGAGAATCCCGCCCGGCAAGTCGGGCTGAACACCAAGGGCCACATCGCCCTTGGTTACGCAGCCGACTTCGCCGTCTTCGCGCCGGACGACGCCTTCGTCGTCGACGCAAAGGCCTTGCAGCACAAGAACCCCGTCTCCGCCTACGACCAGCGAGCGCTCGCCGGAGTGGTACGCAGCACGTGGCTGGCAGGCAAGCGGATCGATATCGACGAAGAGCCCCGCGGACGGCTGCTCAGCCGGGGAATGGCGTAG